In the genome of Ptychodera flava strain L36383 chromosome 13, AS_Pfla_20210202, whole genome shotgun sequence, one region contains:
- the LOC139148620 gene encoding protein NLRC5-like, translating to MTWLRHLDLSHNNIGDVGAESLSKGIANMTRLEHLDLSHNNIGDVGAESISKWVRNMTELQHLDLSHNDFGDVGAKSLSKGMKNMTWLQHLDLSHNNIGDVGAQCLNDIMVAISQPMDIDISHNDIKDVGVEFLSRKIKHLKTKKTHLDLSHKCLGNFAAVTLSKLMRNMNWLQHLDLSHNNIGDVGAESLSKGMENMTLLQHLDLSHNNIGDVGAESLSNVMENMTRLGHLDFSHNKIGDVGAECLSKRMENMTWLQHLDLSHNILVMLVLRV from the coding sequence ATGACTTGGCTGAGACATTTagatctcagtcataataaTATTGGTGATGTTGGTGCTGAGAGTTTAAGTAAAGGGATTGCAAATATGACTCGGCTGGAACATTTagatctcagtcataataaTATTGGTGATGTTGGTGCTGAGAGTATAAGTAAATGGGTGAGGAATATGACTGagctgcaacatttagatcTCAGTCATAATGACTTTGGTGATGTTGGTGCCAAGAGTTTAAGTAAAGGGATGAAGAATATGACTTGGCTGCAACATTTagatctcagtcataataacattgggGATGTTGGTGCCCAGTGTCTTAATGATATAATGGTAGCAATATCACAGCCAATGGATATTGATATCAGTCATAATGATATAAAAGACGTTGGTGTTGAATTTCTAagtagaaaaataaaacatttgaagaCAAAGAAGACACATCTAGATCTCAGTCATAAATGCCTTGGAAATTTTGCAGCAGTGACTCTAAGTAAACTTATGAGAAATATGAATTGGCTGCAACATTTagatctcagtcataataacattggtgATGTTGGTGCTGAGAGTTTAAGTAAAGGGATGGAGAATATGACTCTGCTGCAACATTTagatctcagtcataataacattggtgATGTTGGTGCTGAGAGTTTAAGTAATGTGATGGAGAATATGACTAGGCTTGGACATTTAGATTTCAGTCATAATAAAATTGGTGATGTTGGTGCTGAATGTTTAAGCAAAAGGATGGAGAATATGACTTGGCTGCAACATTTAGATCTCAGTCATAATATATTGGTGATGTTGGTGCTGAGAGTATAA
- the LOC139148623 gene encoding NLR family CARD domain-containing protein 3-like produces the protein MCLSNGIENIIRLRHLDLSHNNIGDVGAECLGEELENMIIHMHYLDLSHNNIGDFGAESFSKGIASMRWLKHLDLSHNNIGDFGAMCSSKGIANMTELEHLDLSHNNIGDVGAESISKGVKNMTRLQHLDLSHNDIGDVGAKSLSKGIANMRWLQHLDLSHNNIGDLGAESLSKGIANMTRLEHLDLSHNNIGDVGAESISKGVKNMTRLQHLDLSHNDIGDVGAKSLSKGIANMTWLQHLDLSHNNIGDVGAESLSKGIENMTWLQHLDLSHNNIGDVGAQSLSKGMENKTWMQRLDLSHNNIGDVGAQSLSKGIAKMTKLEHLDLGHNNIGDVGAQSLSKGIAKMTKLQHLDLSHNNISDVGAESLSKGTENMTHLQHLDLSHNNIGDVGAECLSKFIENMTRLQHLDLSHNNIGDVGAESLSKGMENMTELQHLDLSHNNIGDVGAECLSKGVANMTRLQHLDLSHNNIGDVGAESLSKGIANMTRLQHLDLSHNNISDVGAESLSNREENICLPVTLVIDLHHNKLNLMAEQLEIKPHFDYESESLEMFEMYDYHRMPRQLHLTSSPLYTSTSDHTLQDSDDSIDSFQISGHSSNRYLSSGHDIKTYLPVGSGRGSYSYPDSGQGIETYPGSGHSSYSYPYSRHHSFRSAGSGLGGYSYPYSRHHSFSSAGSGHSSGSSAGSGHFSGSSAGGE, from the coding sequence ATGTGCTTAAGTAATGGGATCGAGAATATTATTCGGCTGCGACATTTagatctcagtcataataacattggtgATGTTGGTGCTGAGTGTCTCGGTGAAGAGCTAGAGAATATGATCATTCACATGCATTATTTagatctcagtcataataacattggtgATTTTGGTGCTGAGAGTTTTAGTAAAGGGATTGCAAGTATGAGGTGGCTCAAACATTTagatctcagtcataataacattggtgATTTTGGTGCCATGTGTTCAAGTAAAGGGATTGCAAATATGACTGAGCTGGAACATTTagatctcagtcataataaTATTGGTGATGTTGGTGCTGAGAGTATAAGTAAAGGGGTGAAGAATATGACACGGCTGCAACATTTAGATCTCAGTCATAATGACATTGGTGATGTTGGTGCCAAGAGTTTAAGTAAAGGGATTGCAAATATGAGATGGCTGCAACATTTagatctcagtcataataacattggtgATCTTGGTGCTGAGAGTTTAAGTAAAGGGATTGCAAATATGACTCGGCTGGAGCATTTagatctcagtcataataaTATTGGTGATGTTGGTGCTGAGAGTATAAGTAAAGGGGTGAAGAATATGACACGGCTGCAACATTTAGATCTCAGTCATAATGACATTGGTGATGTTGGTGCCAAGAGTTTAAGTAAAGGGATTGCAAATATGACTTGGCTGCAACATTTagatctcagtcataataacattggtgATGTTGGTGCTGAGAGTTTAAGTAAAGGGATTGAGAATATGACTTGGCTGCAACATTTagatctcagtcataataaTATTGGTGATGTTGGTGCTCAGAGTTTAAGTAAAGGGATGGAGAATAAGACTTGGATGCAACGTTTagatctcagtcataataacattggtgATGTTGGTGCTCAGAGTTTAAGTAAAGGGATTGCAAAGATGACTAAGCTGGAACATTTAGATCTCGgtcataataacattggtgATGTTGGTGCTCAGAGTTTAAGTAAAGGGATTGCAAAGATGACTAagctgcaacatttagatctcagtcataataacattaGTGATGTTGGTGCTGAGAGTTTAAGTAAAGGGACGGAGAATATGACTCATCTACAACATTTagatctcagtcataataacattggtgATGTTGGTGCCGAGTGTTTAAGTAAATTTATCGAGAATATGACAAGGCTGCAACATTTagatctcagtcataataacattggtgATGTTGGTGCTGAGAGTTTAAGTAAAGGGATGGAGAATATGACTGagctgcaacatttagatctcagtcataataacattggtgATGTTGGTGCTGAGTGTTTAAGTAAAGGGGTTGCAAATATGACAAGGCTGCAACATTTagatctcagtcataataacattggtgATGTTGGTGCTGAGAGTTTAAGTAAAGGGATTGCAAATATGACAAGGCTGCAACATTTagatctcagtcataataacattaGTGATGTTGGTGCTGAGAGTTTAAGTAACAGGGAGGAGAACATTTGCTTGCCTGTCACTTTAGTTATTGATTTGCATCACAATAAATTGAATCTAATGGCTGAACAACTTGAAATAAAGCCACATTTTGACTATGAGAGTgaaagtcttgaaatgtttgaaatgtaTGATTATCATAGGATGCCAAGACAATTACATCTTACATCAAGCCCTTTATATACTTCTACCAGTGATCATACTCTGCAAGATAGTGATGACAGTATTGACAGCTTTCAGATTAGTGGTCACAGTAGCAACAGATATCTTAGTAGTGGTCACGATATTAAAACATATTTACCGGTAGGTAGTGGTCGTGGTAGTTATAGCTATCCAGATAGTGGTCAAGGCATTGAGACGTATCCAGGTAGTGGTCACAGTAGTTACAGCTATCCATATAGTCGTCACCATAGTTTCAGATCTGCGGGTAGTGGTCTCGGTGGTTACAGCTATCCATATAGTCGTCACCATAGTTTCAGTTCTGCAGGTAGTGGTCACAGTAGTGGCAGCTCTGCAGGTAGTGGTCACTTTAGTGGCAGCTCTGCAGGTGGGGAATAG
- the LOC139148622 gene encoding NLR family CARD domain-containing protein 3-like: MTRLQRLDLSHNNIGDVGAESLSKGMENMTRLQHLDLSHNNIGDVGAESLSKGMENMTELEHLDLSHNNIGDVGAESLSKGMENMTRLEHLDISHNNIGDVGAESLSKGMENMTRLGHLDLSHNNIGDVGAESLSKGMENMTRLRHLDLSHNNIGDVGAESLSKGMKNMTGLGHLDLSHNNIGDVGAESLSKGMENMTRLQHLDLSHNNIGDVGAESLSKGMENMIKLEHLDLSHNNIGAVGAESLSKVIENMTELEHLDLSHNNIGDVGAECLTKGMESMTELEHLDLSHNNIGAVGAESLSKGTENMTKLQRLDLSHNNIGDLGAECLSKGIENMTWLQHLDLSHNNIGDFGAECLSKGMENMTELQHFDLSLKNIGGVGAESLSKGTENMTRLQHFDLSHNRLTLVMVVLRVYLKG; encoded by the coding sequence ATGACTCGGCTGCAACGTTTagatctcagtcataataacattggtgATGTTGGTGCTGAGAGTTTAAGTAAAGGGATGGAGAATATGACTCGGCTGCAACATTTagatctcagtcataataacattggtgATGTTGGTGCTGAGAGTTTAAGTAAAGGGATGGAGAATATGACTGAGCTGGAACATTTagatctcagtcataataacattggtgATGTTGGTGCCGAGAGTTTAAGTAAAGGGATGGAGAATATGACTAGGCTGGAACATTTAGATatcagtcataataacattggtgATGTTGGTGCTGAGAGTTTAAGTAAAGGGATGGAGAATATGACTAGGCTGGGACATTTagatctcagtcataataacattggtgATGTTGGTGCTGAGAGTTTAAGTAAAGGGATGGAGAATATGACTAGGCTGCGACATTTagatctcagtcataataacattggtgATGTTGGTGCTGAGAGTTTAAGTAAAGGGATGAAGAATATGACTGGGCTGGGACATTTagatctcagtcataataacattggtgATGTTGGTGCTGAGAGTTTAAGTAAAGGGATGGAGAATATGACTCGGCTGCAACATTTagatctcagtcataataacattggtgATGTTGGTGCTGAGAGTTTAAGTAAAGGGATGGAGAATATGATTAAGCTGGAACATTTagatctcagtcataataaTATTGGTGCAGTTGGTGCTGAGAGTTTAAGTAAAGTGATTGAGAATATGACTGAGCTGGAACATTTagatctcagtcataataaTATTGGTGATGTTGGTGCTGAGTGTTTAACTAAAGGGATGGAGAGTATGACTGAGCTGGAACATTTagatctcagtcataataaTATTGGTGCAGTTGGTGCTGAGAGTTTAAGTAAAGGGACGGAGAATATGACTAAGCTGCAACGTTTagatctcagtcataataacataggtgATCTTGGTGCCGAGTGTTTAAGTAAAGGGATTGAGAATATGACTTGGCTGCAACATTtagatcttagtcataataacattggtgATTTTGGTGCCGAGTGTTTAAGTAAAGGGATGGAGAATATGACTGAGCTGCAACATTTTGATCTCAGTCTTAAAAACATTGGTGGTGTTGGTGCTGAGAGTTTAAGTAAAGGGACAGAGAATATGACTCGGCTGCAACATTTTGATCTCAGTCATAATAGGCTAACATTGGTGATGGTGGTGCTGAGAGTTTATCTAAAGGGATAG
- the LOC139148621 gene encoding leucine-rich repeat-containing protein 74A-like: MIWLQHLDLSHNNIGDVGAESLSKGMENMTELEHLDLSHNNIGDVGAESLSKGMENMTGLWHLDLSHNNIGDVGAESLSKGMENMTWLQHLDLSHNNIGDVGAESLSKGMENMTELQHLDLSHNNIGDVGAESLSKGMESMTQLQHLDISLDNFDDVVLRV, encoded by the coding sequence ATGATTTGGCTGCAACATTTagatctcagtcataataacattggtgATGTTGGTGCTGAGAGTTTAAGTAAAGGGATGGAGAATATGACTGAGCTGGAACATTTagatctcagtcataataacattggtgATGTTGGTGCTGAGAGTTTAAGTAAAGGGATGGAGAATATGACTGGGCTGTGGCATTTagatctcagtcataataacattggtgATGTTGGTGCTGAGAGTTTAAGTAAAGGGATGGAGAATATGACTTGGCTGCAACATTTagatctcagtcataataacattggtgATGTTGGTGCTGAGAGTTTAAGTAAAGGGATGGAGAATATGACTGagctgcaacatttagatctcagtcataataacattggtgATGTTGGTGCTGAGAGTTTAAGTAAAGGGATGGAGAGTATGACTCAGCTGCAACATTTAGATATCAGTCTTGATAACTTTGATGATGTGGTGCTGAGAGTTTAA